The following coding sequences lie in one Anaeromicrobium sediminis genomic window:
- a CDS encoding pseudouridine-5'-phosphate glycosidase, with translation MYKQYLDIHPEVQKALDENKPVIALESTIISHGMPYPQNVETARKVEEIVRENGAVPATIAILNGRLKVGLTDEDLEYLGQGDDILKASRRDLPFIVAKKLNGATTVASTMIVAALAGIKVFVTGGIGGVHRGAETTFDVSADLQELANTNVAVICAGAKSILDIGLTLEYLETHGVPVVGFKTEELPAFYTRKSGFSVDYKADSELDVAKALKAKWDLGLKGGMVIANPIPEEHQMDYDAITKAIEDALVEADEKGISGKESTPFLLGKVKEITKGKSLESNIELVFNNARVGSKIAVELYNL, from the coding sequence ATGTATAAACAATATTTAGATATTCATCCAGAAGTCCAAAAGGCCCTTGATGAAAATAAACCTGTGATAGCTTTAGAGTCTACTATCATATCTCACGGAATGCCATACCCTCAAAATGTGGAAACAGCTAGAAAAGTAGAAGAAATAGTTAGAGAAAATGGTGCAGTCCCTGCCACTATTGCCATTTTAAATGGACGTCTTAAGGTAGGTTTAACTGATGAAGATTTAGAATACTTAGGTCAAGGTGATGATATTTTAAAGGCAAGTAGACGTGACTTACCTTTTATAGTGGCTAAAAAATTAAATGGTGCTACTACAGTGGCTTCTACTATGATAGTGGCAGCACTAGCTGGAATTAAAGTATTTGTAACAGGTGGTATTGGTGGAGTTCACAGGGGAGCTGAGACTACATTTGATGTATCTGCTGATTTACAGGAACTAGCTAATACTAATGTGGCTGTAATTTGTGCTGGTGCTAAGTCAATTCTTGATATTGGTTTAACTCTAGAGTATTTAGAAACTCATGGAGTTCCAGTGGTAGGATTTAAAACAGAAGAATTACCAGCTTTCTACACTAGAAAGAGTGGATTCTCAGTAGATTACAAGGCTGATAGTGAACTAGATGTGGCTAAGGCCTTAAAGGCTAAGTGGGATTTAGGATTAAAGGGTGGAATGGTTATAGCAAACCCAATTCCTGAAGAACATCAAATGGATTATGATGCCATAACTAAGGCTATTGAAGATGCTTTAGTTGAAGCTGATGAAAAAGGAATTTCAGGTAAGGAATCTACTCCATTTTTACTTGGAAAGGTTAAAGAAATTACTAAGGGTAAGAGTTTAGAATCTAACATTGAGTTAGTATTTAATAATGCTCGCGTTGGTTCTAAAATAGCTGTTGAATTGTATAACCTATAG
- the recX gene encoding recombination regulator RecX, translated as MGIITKLETSNSKGRINIYIDEKFSMSVKDEIIYSLYIRKGQTINEDRLKEIVEEESYIKAKSKALNILKFSSKSEKEIVDKLKKNDFEDKTINRVLEFLKKYDFINDNRLAKNMIKSKVNSKKLGKNRVKRDLYKKGVSDSIIEEEIDENLDEEIEFENALELAYKKKSNLKDTDKRKLYEKIGRFLVYRGYDFELVKRVLNRVLKNEEY; from the coding sequence ATGGGAATTATAACTAAATTAGAAACTAGCAATAGTAAGGGACGAATAAACATATACATAGATGAAAAGTTTTCTATGAGTGTAAAAGATGAAATAATATATAGCCTTTATATAAGAAAAGGACAAACTATTAATGAAGATAGATTAAAAGAAATAGTAGAAGAAGAAAGTTATATTAAGGCTAAAAGTAAGGCCCTTAATATACTAAAATTTTCTTCTAAAAGTGAAAAAGAGATTGTAGATAAACTTAAGAAAAATGACTTTGAAGATAAAACTATAAATAGGGTTTTAGAGTTTTTGAAAAAATATGATTTTATAAATGATAATAGATTAGCTAAAAACATGATAAAAAGTAAGGTGAATAGTAAGAAATTAGGGAAAAACCGAGTTAAGAGGGATTTATATAAAAAGGGAGTATCTGATAGTATAATAGAAGAGGAAATAGACGAAAACCTAGATGAAGAAATAGAATTTGAAAATGCCTTAGAACTAGCTTATAAGAAAAAGAGTAATTTAAAAGATACTGATAAAAGAAAATTATATGAAAAGATTGGAAGGTTCCTAGTATATAGGGGATACGATTTTGAACTGGTAAAAAGAGTATTAAATAGAGTATTAAAAAATGAGGAGTATTAA
- a CDS encoding MFS transporter produces the protein MKNANRKKLGHSVICASWLAVFCLFGYRSTFSILLGPMSKDLGWSISKLSLAYSLMMSVYAITAFFSGILIDKWGTRPAYLIASVGGALGFYLTSNANSYISYVLPYVIFAGIGTGMLWVSSTISVRKWYVGKSYATMWGIAFMGAPAAQIVLSLGVKKLLLTLGWRLAMKILALIVFVLLLMASYFSRKNPSDYGLSPFGVTSQEVNNEYVWSLKEAYSTFPIWGAILAFITSIIAEFLIWTQIVMYWTKDMGLTLATSTNLYVVIGFAGLISMPFMGKVADKVVSSKPSESMGRKIMLIFAPAVGVVACILLLLTKMSIIYSIISCILFSVYWAIEPGGVAGYIGAIYGGKTLGRIWGAATLIVMGIGPALGSFMGAYLYDLNGSYYYSIIFATCAFALSTIISLFLPLKVRINKK, from the coding sequence ATGAAAAACGCAAATAGAAAAAAACTAGGTCACAGTGTCATATGCGCTTCTTGGCTAGCAGTATTTTGTCTCTTTGGATATAGGTCTACATTTTCCATATTATTAGGCCCCATGTCTAAGGACCTTGGATGGAGTATTTCAAAGTTATCATTAGCTTATTCTCTTATGATGAGCGTTTATGCAATAACTGCCTTTTTTAGTGGAATCCTAATAGATAAGTGGGGTACTAGACCTGCCTATCTTATAGCTTCTGTCGGAGGAGCTCTTGGTTTTTATTTGACTAGTAATGCGAACTCATATATTAGCTATGTACTTCCTTATGTGATATTTGCAGGCATTGGTACAGGTATGCTCTGGGTATCCTCTACCATATCCGTTCGTAAATGGTATGTGGGAAAATCCTATGCCACCATGTGGGGAATAGCCTTTATGGGTGCTCCTGCTGCCCAGATAGTATTAAGCCTCGGTGTGAAAAAGTTATTATTAACTTTAGGATGGCGACTTGCCATGAAAATATTGGCTTTAATAGTTTTCGTATTATTACTAATGGCATCATATTTTAGTCGTAAAAACCCTTCTGACTATGGATTATCTCCCTTTGGAGTTACAAGCCAGGAGGTAAATAATGAGTATGTTTGGAGTTTAAAGGAAGCCTATTCTACATTTCCTATATGGGGTGCCATTTTAGCCTTCATTACAAGTATAATAGCAGAATTTCTAATTTGGACTCAAATAGTAATGTATTGGACTAAAGATATGGGATTAACCCTTGCCACCTCAACAAACCTTTATGTGGTAATTGGTTTTGCTGGACTTATAAGTATGCCTTTTATGGGTAAAGTGGCTGATAAGGTTGTTTCAAGTAAGCCTTCTGAATCCATGGGAAGGAAAATTATGCTTATATTTGCACCGGCCGTTGGTGTTGTTGCCTGCATACTTTTACTATTAACAAAAATGTCCATTATCTATAGCATAATATCTTGTATACTATTTTCTGTGTACTGGGCCATAGAACCAGGTGGAGTGGCTGGATATATAGGTGCCATATATGGTGGAAAAACATTAGGTAGGATTTGGGGTGCGGCCACTTTAATAGTAATGGGAATTGGGCCTGCATTAGGCAGTTTCATGGGAGCCTATTTGTATGACCTAAACGGCTCATATTATTATTCCATAATCTTTGCCACTTGTGCTTTTGCGCTATCTACTATCATTTCATTATTTTTACCTTTAAAGGTTCGTATAAACAAAAAATAA
- a CDS encoding YbjQ family protein, with translation MIVVNTDFINDTKLKTLGIVKGSTVQSKHVGKDILSGLKTLVGGEITAYAEMMEEARGLATKRMMEEAQSLGADGIINVRYATNAVMQGAAEVMAYGTAVKFL, from the coding sequence GTGATAGTTGTAAATACTGACTTCATAAATGATACTAAATTAAAAACTCTAGGAATAGTAAAGGGAAGCACTGTTCAATCTAAGCATGTGGGAAAAGACATTTTAAGTGGATTAAAAACCCTAGTAGGCGGCGAAATTACTGCTTATGCGGAGATGATGGAAGAAGCTAGGGGTTTAGCTACTAAAAGGATGATGGAAGAAGCCCAAAGTTTAGGAGCAGATGGCATTATAAATGTTAGATATGCTACTAATGCAGTAATGCAAGGAGCGGCAGAGGTAATGGCCTATGGAACGGCAGTAAAATTTTTATAG
- a CDS encoding methionine ABC transporter ATP-binding protein, protein MIIIKELSKTYVKGNVKVDALKNINLQICNRDIYGIIGLSGAGKSSLVRCINRLEEPTSGSVIINNTDIVSLANKELREMRKKIGMIFQNFNLLSSKTVFENVAFPLRLIKTPEDKINKKVKELLDLVELSDKSNSYPSQLSGGQKQRVGIARALANDPDVLLCDEATSALDPKTTHQILSLLKDINKKLGITIVIITHEMEVIKEICNKVAILEGGRVIEEGNTIDIFSKPGNKSTKHFVEDNQVIPENMLHGNIISLSYTEKSVSEPIISRISREFNIDVNIISGKIEYVQNTPIGKLTIGLDVAKTLLEKIIEYLESNHIKTEVMKSE, encoded by the coding sequence ATGATCATAATAAAAGAATTATCTAAAACTTACGTAAAGGGTAATGTGAAAGTAGATGCCCTTAAAAATATAAATTTGCAAATATGCAATAGAGACATATACGGAATTATAGGATTAAGTGGTGCTGGAAAATCCTCTTTAGTTAGATGTATAAACCGCCTTGAGGAACCTACTAGTGGTAGTGTGATTATTAATAATACAGATATTGTGTCTCTGGCTAACAAAGAACTTAGGGAAATGAGAAAAAAAATAGGCATGATATTTCAAAACTTTAATTTACTAAGTAGTAAAACTGTATTTGAAAATGTGGCCTTTCCCCTTAGATTAATTAAAACACCTGAAGATAAAATAAACAAAAAAGTAAAAGAACTTCTAGACTTAGTAGAACTATCTGATAAATCCAATTCCTATCCTAGTCAATTAAGTGGTGGGCAAAAACAAAGGGTTGGTATTGCCAGGGCTTTAGCTAATGATCCAGATGTATTATTATGTGATGAAGCCACATCGGCCCTTGATCCTAAAACAACTCATCAAATATTGTCTCTACTAAAGGACATTAATAAAAAACTAGGCATTACCATAGTCATAATAACCCATGAGATGGAAGTAATAAAAGAAATATGTAATAAGGTGGCCATATTAGAAGGAGGAAGAGTTATCGAAGAAGGTAATACCATAGATATTTTCTCTAAACCTGGTAACAAGTCTACAAAGCACTTTGTGGAAGATAATCAAGTGATTCCTGAAAATATGCTCCATGGTAATATTATTAGTTTATCCTATACAGAAAAGAGTGTAAGTGAACCTATAATATCTAGAATATCTAGAGAGTTTAACATAGATGTGAATATTATTAGTGGAAAGATAGAATATGTACAAAACACACCTATAGGAAAGCTTACAATTGGATTAGATGTGGCAAAAACTTTATTAGAAAAGATAATTGAATATTTAGAATCAAATCATATAAAGACAGAGGTGATGAAAAGTGAATAA
- a CDS encoding methionine ABC transporter permease, translating to MNNILSLIIPSLNETLFMVGLSTLLTILLGLPLGITLVVTDENHILPNKSVNRILSWIINITRSLPFIILMVFIIPFTRFVVGTTLGTKAAIVPLVIAATPFYARVVESSIREIQWGVIEASLAMGATPMKIITQVLIPEATPSLVLGITITLINIVGYSAMAGAIGGGGLGDLAIRYGYQRFRVDIMWSTIIVLILLVQIIQSTGNKLASLINKK from the coding sequence GTGAATAATATATTGTCCTTAATAATACCATCCTTAAATGAAACCCTATTTATGGTAGGATTATCCACACTCCTGACCATCCTATTAGGTTTACCCCTGGGAATTACCCTAGTAGTAACTGATGAAAATCATATATTACCTAACAAAAGTGTTAATAGAATCCTTTCATGGATTATTAACATTACCCGCTCCCTACCCTTTATCATATTAATGGTATTTATAATTCCATTTACAAGGTTTGTAGTAGGAACAACTCTAGGTACTAAGGCTGCCATAGTTCCCCTAGTAATAGCTGCCACACCCTTTTATGCTAGAGTAGTTGAAAGCTCCATAAGGGAAATCCAATGGGGAGTTATAGAAGCCTCCCTAGCCATGGGCGCTACACCAATGAAAATTATAACACAAGTACTAATTCCAGAAGCTACCCCATCCCTAGTTTTAGGTATTACCATTACTTTAATTAATATTGTGGGTTATTCAGCCATGGCAGGGGCCATTGGTGGTGGTGGTCTCGGTGACTTAGCCATTAGATATGGTTATCAACGATTTAGAGTAGATATAATGTGGTCAACTATTATAGTTTTAATATTATTAGTGCAAATCATTCAGTCTACTGGAAATAAATTAGCTTCATTAATCAATAAAAAATAA
- a CDS encoding MetQ/NlpA family ABC transporter substrate-binding protein, which produces MKKILKTLSLLLALVLTLSACGTKKEVSQETSNETSNVLKIGATPVPHVEILNFIKEDLAQEGVELEIIEFTDYVQPNVLLSDKELDANFFQHVPYLDSFVTERNLDLVSVAKVHVEPLGLYSKKFESLEDIKDGATISIPNDPTNEGRALILLDNAGIIKLKDDAGLEATEFDIAHNPKNLVFKPIEAPQLPRTLEDVDGSVINTNFALEANLNPTKDAILLEGSNSPYANIIVTRNDNKGDEKIQKLIKVIQSEKVKKFIEEKYNGAVVPAF; this is translated from the coding sequence ATGAAAAAAATATTGAAAACATTATCTTTATTATTAGCATTAGTCTTAACATTAAGTGCTTGTGGTACAAAAAAGGAAGTATCACAAGAAACATCCAATGAAACTTCTAATGTACTTAAAATAGGAGCAACGCCAGTTCCCCATGTGGAAATATTGAACTTTATTAAGGAAGATTTAGCTCAAGAAGGTGTAGAGTTAGAAATAATAGAATTTACAGATTATGTTCAACCTAACGTATTATTATCAGATAAAGAACTAGATGCTAACTTCTTTCAACATGTACCCTATTTAGATTCTTTTGTAACTGAAAGAAATTTAGATTTAGTAAGTGTAGCAAAAGTTCACGTAGAGCCCCTTGGATTATATTCTAAAAAGTTTGAATCTTTAGAAGATATAAAGGACGGAGCAACTATCTCAATTCCTAATGACCCTACCAATGAAGGTCGTGCTTTAATACTTCTAGATAATGCAGGTATTATAAAGTTAAAGGATGATGCTGGTCTTGAGGCCACAGAATTTGATATTGCTCATAACCCTAAAAATTTAGTATTCAAACCAATAGAAGCGCCTCAATTACCTAGGACATTAGAGGATGTTGATGGAAGCGTTATAAATACAAACTTTGCCCTAGAAGCTAATTTAAATCCTACTAAGGATGCCATTTTATTAGAAGGCAGCAACTCTCCTTATGCAAATATTATAGTAACAAGAAATGATAACAAGGGCGATGAAAAAATCCAAAAGTTAATTAAGGTAATTCAAAGTGAAAAAGTAAAAAAGTTCATAGAAGAAAAGTACAATGGTGCTGTTGTACCAGCATTTTAA
- a CDS encoding PfkB family carbohydrate kinase: protein MTEREREILTLISKNPLISQQDLADRLGIARSSVAVHITNLMKKGYIKGKGYIIRNEKYVTAIGGSNMDISGFPHNTFILNDSNPGNIKLSLGGVGRNIAENLCKLGIETKLVSPIGDDIYGLKIMEECKMSGIDMSHCLFLRDHPSSTYLSILNENGDMLGAIASMDILDKMSIDFIREKQHIIKNSRILVVDTNIPADTLYYIASNFKDVPIFVDPVSTAKALKIKDFIGLFHTIKPNKIEAETLSGIEINSNDDLIRVCDYFLEKGVSQIFISLGSKGVYYADMNTKGLLPPLDTNVVNVTGAGDAFMAGVIHSYMEGYEMKKQALIGSAAASLALSHENTINPNLSINNITKKLKELNL from the coding sequence ATGACTGAAAGAGAAAGAGAAATTCTAACCCTAATAAGTAAGAATCCCCTTATCTCTCAGCAAGATTTAGCTGATAGACTAGGAATTGCACGTTCCTCTGTAGCCGTCCATATAACTAATTTAATGAAAAAGGGTTACATTAAGGGGAAAGGTTATATCATAAGAAATGAAAAATATGTAACTGCTATTGGTGGTAGCAATATGGATATTAGTGGATTCCCACATAATACCTTCATATTAAATGACTCTAATCCAGGGAATATCAAACTGTCTCTAGGTGGAGTTGGTCGTAATATTGCTGAAAATCTTTGTAAATTAGGTATAGAAACTAAGTTAGTGTCTCCCATAGGCGATGATATTTACGGACTTAAAATAATGGAGGAATGCAAAATGTCTGGTATAGACATGAGTCATTGTTTATTTCTTAGAGACCACCCTTCTTCCACTTATTTGTCCATATTAAATGAAAATGGAGATATGTTAGGCGCCATAGCTTCCATGGATATATTAGATAAAATGTCTATAGATTTTATTCGTGAAAAGCAACATATAATTAAAAATTCAAGAATATTAGTTGTAGATACTAATATTCCTGCAGATACCCTTTATTATATTGCATCTAATTTTAAAGATGTACCCATATTTGTTGATCCAGTTTCAACGGCTAAAGCCCTAAAAATAAAGGATTTTATTGGCCTATTCCATACTATTAAGCCAAATAAAATTGAAGCTGAAACCTTATCTGGAATAGAAATTAACAGCAATGATGATTTAATAAGGGTTTGTGATTATTTCTTAGAAAAGGGTGTATCTCAAATATTTATAAGTTTAGGTAGCAAGGGCGTTTATTATGCTGATATGAACACTAAAGGCTTACTTCCTCCACTAGACACTAATGTGGTAAATGTTACTGGTGCTGGAGATGCTTTCATGGCTGGAGTAATTCATTCTTATATGGAAGGATATGAAATGAAAAAGCAAGCCCTAATAGGTAGTGCTGCTGCATCCCTTGCTTTATCTCATGAAAATACTATTAACCCAAATTTATCTATAAATAATATAACTAAAAAATTAAAGGAGCTGAACTTATAA
- a CDS encoding DUF134 domain-containing protein — protein sequence MPRPKKLRKISFMPEDRYFVPDKAEKEDIEDIVLKFEELEAMRLKDIEKLSQEECAEMMHVSRQTFQLIIDKARNKVAMALTQGKAIRIHGGNYTFNICKYTCKKCGKDFEEAYESQENECPKCGSDTIKCRVKKRCCMKNKNVQCNGE from the coding sequence ATGCCGAGGCCTAAGAAATTAAGAAAGATTTCTTTTATGCCAGAGGACAGGTATTTTGTACCGGATAAAGCAGAGAAGGAAGATATAGAAGATATAGTATTAAAGTTTGAAGAATTAGAAGCTATGAGATTAAAGGATATTGAGAAATTATCACAAGAGGAATGTGCTGAAATGATGCATGTATCTAGACAGACATTTCAACTAATAATAGATAAGGCTAGAAATAAGGTGGCCATGGCCTTGACACAGGGGAAGGCCATAAGGATACATGGGGGAAATTATACCTTTAATATATGCAAATATACCTGTAAAAAATGTGGCAAAGATTTTGAAGAAGCCTATGAGTCACAAGAAAATGAATGTCCAAAATGTGGATCGGACACAATTAAATGTAGGGTAAAAAAGAGATGTTGCATGAAAAATAAAAATGTACAGTGCAATGGGGAATAA
- a CDS encoding leucine-rich repeat domain-containing protein, which produces MKRIILIIIFSIVFSQQSIFIYGEGSKSDTVTNKVYNSESKDKIYFVDEDLKKAFINAGVDKNKDGDISIDEAKNIISIDLYNKRISNISGLQYFTNLKHIDLRENGIKDISPLSELINLEILKLSGNHIGEINSLSKLKKIEYLDLEDNHIIEIDVVCELDKLTYLNLNKNEIKNVDYLSDLTKLTYLNLGNNHIKNINSIEPLKNLTYLNLSYNELESIKSISKLNKLQDLDIDSNKVKNLKYLKNLINLETLYLQNNKIEDISSIRDLLKLETLDARNNEISDISSLDKLIKLKRLYLKDNEIKDISSIGEFVKLKKSYLEDDKTKYISNLGKIEKLQYFNIDNNHLNSKNTPGTIHKKELDFSVEGRIYEVWVTNSKDNKINIYLEIGKNEILVNNKSKNNHVAPQIINNRTMVPIRFIAENLGATVGWNEETRKVIIELDGQKISMTIDKKIEGFNIAPTIIEGRTLVPLRYVSEKLGADVMWFPEDKKVHIVK; this is translated from the coding sequence ATGAAAAGAATTATATTAATAATTATATTTAGTATTGTATTTTCTCAACAAAGTATATTTATTTATGGAGAAGGTAGTAAGAGTGACACAGTTACAAATAAAGTTTATAATAGTGAATCAAAGGATAAAATCTATTTTGTCGATGAAGATTTAAAAAAAGCTTTTATAAATGCTGGTGTAGATAAAAATAAAGATGGAGATATATCAATAGATGAGGCAAAAAACATAATTTCTATAGATTTGTATAACAAAAGAATTTCAAATATAAGTGGATTACAGTATTTTACTAATTTAAAGCATATAGATCTTAGAGAAAATGGTATAAAGGATATAAGCCCCTTAAGTGAATTGATAAATCTTGAAATATTAAAATTAAGTGGAAATCATATAGGTGAAATAAATAGTTTAAGTAAGTTAAAGAAGATAGAATACTTAGATCTAGAAGATAATCATATAATAGAAATTGATGTGGTATGTGAACTAGATAAATTAACATACTTAAATTTAAATAAAAATGAAATTAAGAATGTTGATTATTTAAGTGACTTAACGAAATTGACCTATTTAAATCTTGGAAATAATCATATAAAAAACATAAATAGTATAGAACCATTAAAAAATTTAACTTATTTAAATTTAAGTTATAATGAATTAGAATCTATAAAAAGCATAAGTAAATTAAATAAATTACAGGATTTAGATATAGACTCTAATAAAGTAAAGAATCTAAAGTATTTAAAAAACTTAATAAATCTAGAAACATTATATTTACAAAATAATAAAATCGAGGATATAAGCAGTATTAGAGATTTATTAAAATTAGAAACCCTAGATGCAAGGAATAATGAAATAAGTGATATAAGTTCCTTAGATAAACTTATAAAACTAAAAAGATTATATTTGAAAGATAATGAAATAAAAGATATTAGTAGTATAGGTGAGTTTGTAAAATTAAAGAAATCATATTTAGAAGATGATAAAACAAAATATATCAGTAACTTAGGAAAAATAGAGAAATTACAATACTTTAATATAGATAATAATCATCTAAATAGTAAAAATACACCAGGGACAATTCATAAGAAAGAATTAGATTTTTCTGTTGAAGGAAGAATATATGAAGTTTGGGTTACTAACTCTAAAGATAATAAGATAAACATATATTTAGAAATAGGAAAGAATGAAATTCTAGTAAATAATAAAAGTAAGAACAACCATGTGGCACCACAAATTATAAACAATAGAACTATGGTACCTATAAGATTTATAGCGGAAAATCTGGGAGCAACAGTAGGATGGAACGAAGAAACAAGAAAAGTAATAATAGAATTAGATGGACAAAAAATAAGCATGACAATAGATAAAAAGATAGAAGGTTTTAATATTGCACCAACCATAATAGAAGGAAGAACTCTAGTACCATTAAGATATGTATCAGAAAAATTAGGGGCTGACGTAATGTGGTTCCCAGAAGATAAAAAAGTCCATATAGTTAAGTAA
- a CDS encoding Mrp/NBP35 family ATP-binding protein produces the protein MSIGKIVGIMSGKGGVGKSSITSLMAVSLSNNGKRVGILDADITGPSIPKVFGINNKRIMSVDNKIRPVKTVSGIKVTSINLMLDNEDDPVVWRGPLVGNMVKQFYEDVDWGELDYLLIDLPPGTGDVPLTIMQSVSLDGVVVVTSPQDLVNLIVKKSIKMANLMGTNIYGVVENMSYFVCDECDKKHYIFGKGGMEPKLNELGVDLLYSFPINPDFTELCDEGRIEVFGKINFDLCEKFSHVVENKIGAIKVENCCI, from the coding sequence ATGAGCATAGGAAAAATAGTAGGAATAATGAGTGGTAAGGGGGGCGTAGGTAAATCTTCAATAACATCACTAATGGCTGTATCCTTAAGTAATAACGGTAAGAGGGTAGGTATATTGGATGCAGATATTACAGGGCCTTCTATTCCAAAGGTATTTGGGATAAATAATAAAAGGATCATGTCTGTAGATAATAAGATACGACCCGTTAAAACTGTAAGCGGAATTAAAGTAACATCTATAAACTTAATGCTAGATAATGAAGATGACCCAGTAGTTTGGAGAGGTCCATTGGTAGGAAATATGGTTAAGCAATTTTACGAAGACGTGGACTGGGGAGAGTTAGATTACTTATTAATTGATTTACCACCAGGAACTGGAGACGTACCACTGACTATTATGCAATCTGTTTCATTAGATGGAGTAGTAGTGGTTACATCACCTCAAGACTTAGTAAATTTAATAGTTAAAAAGTCTATTAAGATGGCCAACTTAATGGGAACTAATATTTATGGTGTGGTAGAAAATATGAGTTACTTTGTTTGTGATGAATGTGATAAGAAACATTATATATTTGGTAAAGGGGGTATGGAACCTAAACTTAATGAATTAGGAGTAGATCTATTATATAGTTTTCCAATTAACCCTGATTTTACTGAGTTATGTGATGAAGGAAGAATTGAAGTCTTTGGAAAAATCAATTTTGACTTATGTGAAAAGTTTTCACATGTGGTAGAAAATAAGATAGGAGCAATTAAAGTTGAAAATTGCTGTATATAA